In the genome of Saprospiraceae bacterium, one region contains:
- a CDS encoding gliding motility-associated C-terminal domain-containing protein, producing the protein MLLLFLSFGNLKFERIVAQCIPVPSETCEEANVFCSLDQMNGYTCNTPSMTNGTCRPACSGGGGGGHRTWWAFLSQGGSISITLNVGGCTFNNGFTGLCWGIWGDCNCSEEIMCMPLFIQPGQTKTYAVNLVKCKIYYIAIDSDDDICDFTLSTSGGGPPNLFLGHINNKVNDIIEPVCEGYCGYKFFVDQGGCLEANYEWTLDGNKVGDSKHEISLDFPTQGDFRLCVTATLGNPNNGFICAQQGPTCTTVKVRSLADKNGTPRTLCYEIANPAGYKWHSQLINTSGIYRQNFIDNTCCPYDSVVQFTVIPQVDPPDVYYISCDNKPYIDALGRRWNPCLAQEVIAFPKSNGLFKCDSSIKLTAINVDFNAAWSAQCVGNKVVLSPNISILKACDVGETYAYEYKWYKKNDSLKTTIEVDERILVNAVNEDYCVDVKLKVALGTSNLVCTKTFCDTIREANAQAMNHNILVQACDSVLINGQTYTQSTTFTQNLTNVFGCDSIIITTLSIAKNSSSNLKMNACDSIQINGLTYSQSGNYVQKLINAQQCNSLINIDLDISKSSITNLVSRACDSILVNGQYYYQSGIYSQKLTSSKGCDSILNLDIQIQSSQLTNVSYTDCDSVVINGKTYKQSGDYFELLKGQNDCDSTVKIHINIPSSNTAPYILTACDSAFINGTKYLQSGTYTQLLTSTNGCDSTLNINLTIGKSNVANLSLTSCDSILINGQRYDQSGNYTQLLQTINHCDSILNIDLLIPKSSSSNYNISACDSISINGKVYTQTGSYTQTFSNANLCDSIVTIHFTKQSGDSINLNYKSCDFVDVNGKIYNQSGNYIQTLKNKNHCDSILNIKVIITKSDSTNFTMTSCDSAIVNGQVYKQTGSYEQRLKNSLLCDSILNLILTIQNSSFINYNTTACDSAIINGQIYRQTGNYKQYLKDVHQCDSVINIAVNLLKSNAQSLTQNGCDSIVINGIAYDTSGNYIQTLRNRNGCDSTLFLKLTIKPGNPGSLEAGMDTLICEGEQIKLTGLFSGQANFIWESQNGSFDNPNTLNTNYYPGIAGQDRIYLKATDDCKQWIDSLWIRVLPKQIIQITGDTIINPCKVISFTANGATNYQWTPSTLVECLDPPCSKVKLKATVPTRFTITSNGPCVVPANLNLSVSQIQTDIFVPNVFSPNGDNINDLFIPIMNCDQLNYYNLQIFDRWGNLLFESQNKENGWNGKFEEISMPPGVYPYVIQYQLHNEDKNIKAGELTLIK; encoded by the coding sequence ATGCTACTCTTATTTCTTTCCTTTGGAAATTTAAAATTTGAAAGGATTGTAGCGCAATGCATACCAGTACCTTCAGAAACTTGCGAAGAAGCAAATGTTTTTTGCTCCTTAGATCAAATGAATGGCTATACTTGTAATACTCCTAGCATGACAAATGGAACATGTAGACCCGCATGTTCAGGTGGTGGAGGTGGGGGCCATCGAACATGGTGGGCTTTTCTAAGCCAAGGTGGATCTATTTCTATAACACTTAATGTCGGAGGGTGTACTTTTAATAATGGATTTACTGGATTATGTTGGGGAATATGGGGTGATTGTAATTGTAGTGAAGAAATTATGTGCATGCCTTTATTTATTCAACCAGGCCAAACAAAAACCTATGCTGTGAATTTGGTAAAATGTAAAATTTATTATATTGCTATAGATTCCGACGACGACATTTGCGATTTCACATTAAGTACATCTGGTGGAGGTCCACCAAATTTATTTTTAGGTCATATTAATAATAAAGTAAATGATATCATTGAACCAGTATGTGAAGGATATTGTGGTTATAAATTTTTTGTAGATCAGGGAGGTTGTTTGGAAGCGAATTACGAATGGACTTTAGATGGTAATAAAGTGGGTGATTCGAAACATGAAATTTCCTTAGATTTTCCAACTCAAGGTGATTTTAGATTATGTGTTACGGCTACCCTTGGCAATCCAAATAATGGATTTATATGCGCACAACAAGGTCCCACCTGCACTACCGTTAAAGTTCGATCTCTTGCAGATAAAAACGGAACACCTAGAACATTATGTTACGAAATAGCAAATCCTGCTGGCTATAAATGGCATTCCCAATTGATAAATACCTCGGGCATTTATCGCCAAAATTTTATAGACAATACCTGTTGTCCTTATGATTCTGTTGTACAATTTACAGTAATACCACAGGTAGATCCTCCAGATGTTTATTATATAAGCTGTGATAACAAACCCTATATTGATGCTTTGGGCCGTAGATGGAATCCTTGTTTAGCCCAAGAAGTTATAGCCTTTCCTAAAAGTAATGGTTTGTTTAAATGTGATAGTTCTATAAAACTTACCGCCATTAATGTTGATTTTAATGCCGCCTGGAGTGCACAATGTGTTGGCAATAAAGTTGTGTTATCACCCAATATAAGTATTTTAAAAGCCTGTGATGTAGGCGAAACCTATGCGTATGAGTATAAATGGTATAAGAAAAATGATAGTCTAAAAACTACCATAGAAGTAGATGAACGCATTCTAGTCAATGCTGTAAATGAAGATTATTGTGTGGATGTAAAACTTAAAGTGGCACTGGGCACTTCAAACCTGGTTTGCACAAAAACATTTTGTGATACCATCCGGGAAGCTAATGCACAAGCTATGAATCACAATATACTTGTACAAGCTTGTGATAGTGTGCTCATCAATGGCCAAACCTATACCCAATCAACTACGTTTACACAGAACTTAACAAATGTATTTGGTTGTGATAGTATCATCATTACAACGCTTAGTATCGCAAAAAATAGTTCGTCAAATCTTAAAATGAACGCATGTGATTCAATCCAAATCAATGGACTGACCTATTCACAAAGTGGTAATTATGTACAAAAATTAATCAATGCACAGCAGTGCAATAGTCTTATAAACATAGATTTGGACATATCAAAGAGCAGTATAACAAATTTAGTATCCAGGGCTTGTGATTCAATCCTTGTCAACGGACAATATTACTATCAGTCAGGAATCTATTCTCAAAAATTAACGAGTTCAAAAGGCTGTGATAGTATATTAAATTTAGATATCCAAATTCAATCTAGCCAACTAACAAATGTAAGTTATACAGATTGTGATTCGGTCGTAATAAATGGAAAAACGTATAAGCAAAGTGGAGATTATTTTGAACTATTAAAAGGTCAAAACGATTGCGATAGTACTGTGAAAATTCACATAAACATACCAAGCAGTAATACCGCTCCATATATTTTAACTGCTTGCGACTCAGCATTTATTAATGGCACTAAATACTTACAAAGCGGAACCTATACTCAATTATTAACAAGCACTAATGGATGCGACAGTACCCTAAATATAAATCTTACCATTGGAAAAAGCAATGTTGCAAATTTGAGTTTAACTTCTTGTGATTCTATTCTCATTAATGGTCAGCGATATGATCAATCGGGCAACTATACACAACTACTCCAAACTATAAATCATTGTGATAGTATCTTAAACATTGACCTTCTGATTCCAAAAAGCAGTAGTTCGAATTACAACATTTCTGCTTGTGATTCCATAAGTATAAATGGAAAAGTATATACACAAACAGGCAGCTATACCCAAACATTTTCAAATGCAAATCTTTGCGATAGTATAGTGACTATCCATTTTACTAAACAGTCTGGTGATTCAATAAATTTAAATTATAAATCCTGTGATTTTGTTGATGTAAATGGAAAAATCTACAACCAAAGCGGCAATTATATCCAAACACTTAAAAATAAGAATCACTGCGACAGTATTCTTAATATCAAAGTAATAATTACCAAAAGTGATTCAACAAATTTTACCATGACCAGTTGTGATTCTGCAATCGTAAATGGACAGGTCTACAAACAAACTGGAAGCTATGAGCAAAGGCTTAAAAACAGTCTGCTTTGTGATAGCATTCTAAATTTGATTTTAACGATTCAGAATAGTAGTTTTATAAATTATAATACTACAGCTTGTGACTCTGCAATTATTAACGGACAAATTTACAGACAAACTGGAAACTATAAACAATATTTAAAAGATGTACATCAATGTGATAGTGTAATAAACATAGCCGTAAATCTTTTAAAAAGCAATGCGCAAAGTTTAACACAAAATGGCTGTGATAGTATTGTCATCAATGGTATTGCGTACGATACCAGTGGCAACTATATACAAACGCTCAGGAATCGTAATGGATGTGATAGTACCCTATTTCTTAAACTGACAATCAAACCCGGTAATCCAGGCAGTCTGGAAGCTGGAATGGACACCCTTATTTGCGAAGGAGAACAAATAAAATTAACAGGATTATTTTCAGGTCAAGCCAACTTCATTTGGGAATCCCAAAATGGTAGTTTTGATAATCCAAATACGCTGAATACAAATTATTATCCGGGCATTGCTGGTCAAGACCGAATCTATTTAAAAGCTACTGATGATTGTAAACAATGGATCGATAGTTTATGGATTCGGGTACTTCCAAAACAAATTATACAGATCACTGGAGACACCATAATAAATCCTTGTAAAGTGATAAGTTTTACTGCCAATGGGGCTACAAATTACCAATGGACACCAAGCACCTTGGTAGAATGTCTGGATCCACCCTGCAGCAAAGTAAAATTAAAAGCCACAGTACCTACCCGATTTACAATTACTTCAAATGGACCTTGTGTAGTACCTGCAAATTTAAATTTATCTGTATCACAAATCCAAACAGATATTTTTGTACCCAATGTATTTTCTCCAAATGGCGACAATATCAACGATCTGTTTATACCTATAATGAATTGTGATCAATTAAATTATTACAATTTACAAATCTTTGATAGATGGGGTAATCTACTATTTGAATCTCAAAATAAAGAAAACGGATGGAATGGTAAATTTGAAGAAATATCAATGCCTCCTGGTGTTTATCCATATGTCATTCAATATCAATTGCACAATGAAGACAAAAATATTAAGGCTGGCGAACTAACGCTTATAAAATAG
- a CDS encoding T9SS type A sorting domain-containing protein — MKLITFFVLIIFTQSMYGQSACSAQYDFTMVGDSNTCVYTFTPNTFPGSPSVCSIDWVIGSTGTYGLACDPGPMTANPLTYSFCFDGYYNITMNVRFCSGAYCYVTKVLYVRCLGATKCDPDPNRITSIPDPKVEITYIEPDTCDFNRGSPVSGCMSIWNGNNGYYISCGWKWAIRVHPSSCNFFTYYVQYDSIRSCGNYSCVTRSLDTNIICIKAYIDRPIYIVATAFGCCIPAGYQRGYIWTPSPDGGVYTIIDDPDPIVSVYCSAYRHCTNYTYCTENPQTMNQTSGWPGTTCFWAGNKTEQRDNLKAVEHFNIEQNIVIYNIQGKEVFKGRWIFGDPSNLYLNWPDHITSGLYFIKFQHSTEKSLVKLYKF; from the coding sequence ATGAAACTCATTACATTTTTCGTACTTATAATTTTTACACAATCTATGTATGGACAATCCGCTTGTTCAGCACAATATGATTTTACTATGGTTGGAGATTCCAATACTTGCGTATATACATTTACACCAAATACTTTTCCTGGCAGCCCGAGTGTATGTTCTATTGATTGGGTAATTGGAAGTACCGGAACTTATGGTTTAGCTTGTGATCCAGGTCCAATGACTGCCAATCCACTTACCTACTCATTTTGTTTTGATGGCTATTACAACATCACGATGAATGTCCGTTTTTGCAGCGGAGCATATTGTTATGTTACCAAAGTGCTCTATGTGCGATGTTTAGGAGCTACAAAGTGTGATCCTGACCCAAATCGTATCACTTCTATTCCAGATCCAAAAGTGGAAATTACCTATATAGAACCTGATACTTGTGATTTTAATAGAGGCTCTCCTGTTTCTGGTTGTATGTCCATATGGAATGGTAATAATGGCTATTACATTTCCTGTGGATGGAAATGGGCTATCAGAGTGCATCCAAGTAGTTGTAATTTTTTTACCTATTATGTTCAGTATGATTCCATAAGATCTTGTGGAAACTATTCTTGTGTTACAAGATCACTGGATACAAATATCATTTGTATTAAAGCCTATATTGATAGACCGATATACATCGTTGCAACTGCTTTTGGATGCTGCATTCCAGCAGGTTACCAGCGAGGCTATATATGGACCCCAAGCCCCGATGGTGGCGTTTATACAATAATTGATGATCCTGATCCAATCGTTAGTGTATATTGTAGTGCTTACCGCCATTGTACAAATTATACCTATTGCACTGAAAACCCACAAACCATGAATCAAACCTCTGGTTGGCCTGGTACTACCTGCTTTTGGGCTGGCAACAAAACAGAACAAAGGGATAACTTAAAGGCTGTAGAGCATTTTAATATTGAACAAAATATTGTAATTTATAATATTCAAGGTAAAGAAGTTTTTAAAGGCAGATGGATCTTTGGCGATCCTTCCAATTTGTATTTAAATTGGCCAGATCATATAACATCAGGACTGTACTTTATAAAATTTCAGCACTCTACAGAAAAATCGCTTGTAAAATTGTATAAATTTTAA
- a CDS encoding VCBS repeat-containing protein has translation MECKEIIPDTQTPLLADMDGDCIPELIVQDTNRENLLIINAKTGLVKTKIKTYILYPYWNSFCVADVDKDGVLEIFVIAANFFTNPSNIQSRIICYNTNGIIRWISDQRVDRDYNNKITDIIGIPAIADFNQDGVPEIYVSNKIFNAQTGVKLADGGHNGIGCDISSGLFYGPSTIASQLDTDTFDLELAAGYSVYKVNILNPNGLIGNSMIPINIKVNSEYKDGTTTVADINLDGQLDIIVTTPGVGGSVLIYVYTLYNGLPKLLTKVNPIGSDAGVGIPLIGDIRGIGKPSILINRENKLYAYTYNGTGFLQQDWVFTTTDSSGSTGLTMFDFNNDGKQEIVIRDMTSLKIIDGSGVMPKLIGQVDCYSHTWSEYPIVGSFDSANHAIICVPCLSSLNESNGKLTIFGPPDSLPGWAPARGIWNQYNYHVLNINDDLTVPRVQKNNATYKNGKYNNFYVQESLLEDGMYLRKAASLTGKIKCINYDPIKEEYTVIFDIHNRQDASFIADSSLPVSFYNGDPSTGGILIGTYYTFKKLFGGDSLLNLEFKFSVSNLADLFMVINTTRNGSGQFDPTDFSIAECDYTDNIFRTLELPKIEKLKASICNGDTYNFYDTLLNNAGMYYHKLSAVKGCDSLIFILELTLVDSVHTTQSIIACDGYSWNGTTYTQSGSFIFDTINQFGCDSIATLDLVINKPDNINLQHTACDSFSWNGNTYDKSGSYPFQTVNNLGCDSITTLELVINKSDSQAINHNACNSYEWNGQIYAQSGTYKFDTVNRFGCDSAVSLDLTINSIINVNLVDAACDSYTWNGNTYIQSGTYQYKTINQQGCDSITTLQLKINKSNNSTTSLTTCDNYTWNGVTYNQSGIYQQKTLNNSGCDSTATLQLTINKSSNSVIDNTSCESYTWNGNTYTQSGSYQYQTLNVSGCDSIATLKLIINKSDQLNINQTTCDTFTWNGNTYDKSGSYPYQTVNNLGCDSVINLNLTINKSSKADLALSVCDSLNFLGKTLKANGNYTFKVQNVAGCDSVINLSLNIRSEFYNNSISSCDSFTWNLNGQSYNQSGIYLKKYTNSFGCDSIYTLDLNIFKSYELVEQEEVCKEFLWQVNKTLLKQSGEYTHPLKTIQGCDSIIKLNLIVNHDFEKADTVVTDSAYTWFVNHQTYPISGIYQEHFISSTGCDSIHVLFLTIKKDVGIYYPNVIRPGGPNGWFTIFDNGYTISSITTLSVYDRWGDLIWQKHGILPNDLHMGWDGKFNGQNVMPGVYVWHAQITLQDGSVITKKGDVTAVR, from the coding sequence TTGGAATGTAAAGAGATTATTCCTGATACACAAACTCCATTGTTGGCGGATATGGATGGGGATTGTATACCAGAATTAATTGTACAAGACACAAACCGTGAAAATTTACTGATAATAAATGCTAAAACCGGATTGGTAAAAACTAAAATTAAAACTTACATTTTATATCCTTATTGGAATAGCTTTTGTGTGGCGGATGTGGACAAAGATGGAGTACTTGAAATTTTCGTTATTGCGGCAAATTTTTTCACAAATCCTTCTAATATTCAAAGCCGAATAATTTGTTACAATACAAATGGTATTATCCGATGGATTTCGGATCAAAGAGTTGATAGGGATTACAATAATAAAATAACTGATATTATTGGTATACCGGCAATAGCAGATTTTAATCAGGATGGTGTTCCAGAGATCTATGTGAGTAATAAAATATTTAATGCTCAAACAGGAGTAAAATTGGCAGATGGAGGTCATAATGGTATAGGCTGTGATATTTCGTCTGGATTATTCTATGGTCCTAGTACTATTGCTTCACAACTTGATACGGATACATTTGATTTGGAATTAGCAGCTGGATACTCCGTTTATAAGGTCAATATTTTAAACCCTAACGGATTAATTGGAAACAGCATGATCCCAATAAACATTAAAGTAAATAGTGAATACAAGGATGGAACTACCACAGTAGCAGACATTAATTTGGATGGTCAACTGGATATTATTGTAACAACTCCTGGAGTAGGTGGAAGTGTATTAATTTACGTATATACACTTTATAATGGTTTGCCAAAACTACTTACTAAAGTGAACCCAATAGGTTCAGATGCTGGGGTAGGAATTCCATTAATTGGCGACATTAGAGGTATAGGCAAACCCTCTATTCTAATTAATAGAGAAAACAAATTATATGCCTACACCTATAATGGAACTGGATTTTTACAACAGGATTGGGTTTTTACTACAACTGATTCGTCCGGTTCAACTGGTCTAACCATGTTTGACTTTAACAACGATGGTAAACAAGAAATTGTGATTCGTGATATGACTTCACTTAAAATTATTGATGGTTCTGGTGTAATGCCAAAGTTGATTGGACAAGTAGATTGTTATTCGCATACTTGGAGTGAATATCCAATAGTAGGAAGTTTTGATAGTGCAAATCATGCAATAATTTGTGTACCTTGCCTCTCAAGTCTTAACGAATCAAATGGTAAGCTAACTATCTTTGGTCCTCCAGACAGTCTTCCTGGTTGGGCTCCCGCTCGTGGTATCTGGAATCAATACAACTATCATGTGCTTAATATAAATGACGACCTCACCGTACCGCGCGTACAAAAAAACAATGCCACTTATAAAAATGGAAAGTATAATAATTTTTATGTGCAGGAATCACTTTTAGAGGACGGCATGTATCTAAGAAAAGCGGCAAGCCTAACTGGAAAAATCAAATGCATTAATTATGATCCAATAAAAGAAGAATACACAGTAATATTTGACATTCACAATCGCCAAGATGCATCATTTATTGCAGATTCCAGTCTACCCGTTTCTTTTTACAATGGAGATCCTTCAACAGGAGGGATATTAATTGGTACATATTATACTTTTAAAAAATTATTTGGTGGAGATAGCTTGCTGAATCTAGAGTTTAAATTTTCAGTGTCCAATCTTGCAGATCTTTTTATGGTGATCAATACTACCAGGAATGGATCAGGGCAGTTTGATCCTACTGATTTTTCTATTGCAGAATGCGATTATACTGACAATATATTTCGTACACTCGAATTGCCAAAGATCGAAAAATTAAAAGCAAGCATATGTAATGGTGATACATACAATTTCTATGATACCCTTCTAAATAATGCTGGTATGTACTATCATAAACTGAGTGCGGTAAAGGGATGTGATAGTTTGATATTTATTTTGGAATTAACTCTTGTTGATTCAGTTCATACAACACAATCAATAATCGCTTGTGATGGATATTCATGGAATGGCACTACCTATACACAAAGTGGAAGCTTTATCTTTGACACTATAAACCAATTTGGTTGCGATAGTATTGCCACTCTGGATCTTGTCATTAATAAGCCAGATAATATAAACTTACAACATACAGCTTGTGATAGTTTTTCTTGGAATGGAAATACCTATGACAAAAGTGGGAGCTATCCATTTCAAACAGTAAATAATCTTGGCTGTGATAGTATAACAACATTGGAACTTGTAATCAACAAATCCGATAGTCAAGCGATTAATCATAATGCTTGTAATAGTTATGAATGGAATGGACAAATATATGCACAAAGCGGTACTTATAAATTTGATACTGTAAATAGATTTGGATGCGATAGTGCTGTTTCTTTAGATTTAACTATCAATTCAATCATTAACGTAAATTTAGTAGATGCTGCCTGCGATAGTTATACCTGGAATGGCAATACATATATACAAAGTGGTACTTACCAATATAAAACAATAAATCAACAGGGCTGCGATAGCATTACCACATTGCAACTCAAAATAAACAAATCAAATAATTCAACTACATCACTGACGACTTGTGACAATTACACTTGGAATGGAGTTACATATAACCAAAGTGGTATTTATCAACAAAAAACACTGAACAATTCTGGATGCGATAGCACAGCTACACTGCAACTCACAATTAACAAATCAAGCAACTCAGTTATAGATAATACGAGTTGTGAAAGTTATACTTGGAATGGCAATACATATACACAAAGTGGCAGTTATCAATATCAAACATTGAATGTTTCAGGATGCGATAGCATCGCTACGCTTAAGCTGATCATTAATAAGTCTGATCAATTGAATATCAATCAAACGACCTGTGATACATTTACCTGGAATGGAAATACCTACGATAAAAGTGGTAGCTATCCATATCAAACAGTAAATAATCTTGGCTGTGATAGTGTCATCAATCTAAACCTTACTATTAATAAATCATCTAAAGCAGATTTGGCATTATCTGTATGCGATAGTTTGAATTTTCTTGGCAAAACTTTAAAAGCAAATGGGAATTATACATTTAAAGTTCAAAATGTTGCAGGATGTGATTCTGTAATTAATCTAAGTCTGAATATCAGATCTGAGTTTTATAATAACTCTATATCAAGTTGTGATTCTTTCACCTGGAATCTGAATGGCCAATCATACAATCAATCCGGAATATATCTAAAAAAGTATACCAATAGTTTTGGTTGCGATTCAATTTACACACTCGATTTGAATATTTTTAAAAGTTATGAGTTAGTTGAGCAAGAAGAAGTCTGTAAAGAATTTCTATGGCAGGTAAATAAAACTTTATTAAAACAATCCGGTGAATACACACATCCATTAAAAACTATTCAGGGCTGTGATTCCATTATCAAATTGAATCTTATTGTGAATCACGATTTTGAAAAAGCAGATACTGTAGTTACTGACAGTGCTTACACCTGGTTTGTCAATCATCAAACATATCCGATATCTGGTATTTATCAGGAGCATTTTATTTCAAGCACTGGATGTGATTCTATTCATGTTTTGTTTCTGACCATTAAAAAGGACGTGGGAATTTACTATCCCAACGTTATCCGGCCTGGTGGACCCAATGGTTGGTTTACGATATTTGATAATGGTTATACAATTTCATCAATAACAACTCTATCTGTCTATGACCGTTGGGGCGATTTGATTTGGCAAAAACATGGTATTCTCCCAAATGATCTTCATATGGGTTGGGATGGAAAATTTAATGGACAGAATGTAATGCCAGGTGTTTATGTGTGGCATGCCCAAATAACACTTCAAGATGGAAGTGTAATTACAAAAAAGGGTGATGTAACAGCAGTAAGATAA